TGGGGGTGGGTGAAGAGCCCGTTGCATCTCTACTCTGTTGCACTGAGTGGCTGCGGTCAAGCAATTGactttctgtgctgtgttcatGGCTCCCCATTGCACAATGTCACATTTCTCGTTAAAATGTTGAAAACTGATCATCTTGCTTCCTAGATAGCATTCAAAACAACACTGATGCCTGTTAATAGAATAATGTGAGAGTGGAAAGGCTGGGAAGGGGGATCTGTAGATATGAAAAAGGACAGCCCAGCCTTCTAGCAAACAAAAACTGTCATGGAAACAAGGTGGATTTGGTTAACAGGTAACCCATCCCATTCGGAGAAAGAGGTATGTGAGAGCTGATAGCATCAGTGTTAGTTCTCAGGGGAATCTGTCCTGACCTTCTCAGAGAGCGATGCTGGGATCAGAATTAGCTTTGTACCAAAGCTAGAAAACTGTTTCCATAGATAACCAGCCTGATGACAAGGGTGCTTAGGAAGAAGCtgatgctggtgatgctgtaGCAATTGCTCAGTTCCACCTCTCCTAGTGCAGCTGTGAACCTGTGGCTCTGGCTTCTCCCTTGGAAGGGTCTGTTCCAAGGACAGCACAAGTATTGCAATAATGGACTAAGACTGAGCACTAAGAGAATTAGAAGAGAGAAGCTGGACTTTCCTTGCCTCTGAACAGCTCAGGTTAGACCAGGGTATCGTTATTCCCCGAGGCTTTCCAAATCAGACCTGGAGACAAGCGTGTGTGTAACAGGTATTAGCATGTCAGAGTGCCCAGATGCTCAGTCCAACAGGTCATCACCAAACCAGGGCTCTCGGTGAGCAGCCAGCACAGACTTCGATCACTCCATCACGTTTGATGGTTACACAGGGGGCATCCCAGCACGAGTGCCTGTAAGCAAACCCGCAGGCCGGGCCAGCAGTGATCCTCCTGGCTGCCAAAACTAGTTCAGAGGTTGCAGTTGGTGGCCGAAGTGCCACCTGAAGTCCAGCTGCACTTGACTCACTTGAATAACAATTGGCATCTTTAATTAGCAAAACACAGGCTGAGCCCAGACAGCTCTGTGCAGGCAGAACCAGTTTATAACGAGCTCTCTGATCCCAGCATCCTCCCTGTGGGGTCAGGCGCTGCAGCCAGGTAGGAGCTCTTCTTGCTgttgctctgcttttcttccaggCCAGAGTCCTTCTGCTACTTTAGCCTTAGCGTGCGctgacagcacagagcagcggTTGCTGCTCACCttgctgctgggctctgctcccttcGGGGGGAGGGATTGCTCATGCCCAGGTAACAACTTTGTCTTACAGGTGAGCAAACAGGTCAGCCCTCTCCTGGACCCTATGCCCTCAGCAGGGCTCTAATTTGGATTCTAAATTTATGCTGTTTTTTTTGGAGACACGGATAACatggtgcttttattttttccccttccataACAGGAAGGCTTAGCTGGAATTagatccacctggagagaaGCACCTCCCTTGTTTTGTACGAGTTGGAGACTAAGGAGccatttctcctctctcccacaCTGACCTTTTGTTTTTGTGTAAGAAGGTGTACGTGGGCTGTGTAAACCTAAATATCCCTTTCTCCCAGATCCTGCCACTTGCTTTCTGCTTACTCCTAGGAATGATTCCAAGAAAAACACACTGAGTACCTTCAAGGGGGTTCCTCTGGCTTGAGCTGGGGTGGAGGAAGAGAGGGGCAAATCATGGGCTTCTGTCTGAAACGCTTCTGACTAGAGCCATGTAGTGTCTGAGCCCAGGGACAGGTCTGGGCAAAGCTGGCCTGCCCCAGAGCACCACAGGGTCAGAGCTGGAGATTGCACAGCAAGGCCAACAGAAGAGAAACTAATTTGTCTATTAATTGAGAACTGCAATGATTAAACAGGCCTGAAATGGCTTAAGTACTGTCTACAGCATCTAAGTAGGAAGAGTGAGAGCTTCCCATTGCCTCCATAGTAAACCTTGCTCCAAAAACATGAGTCTtgtgccagagcagcagctcaggctggGACCTGCTTCTCAGCTGCCTACAAGGTGCTTCCCACCCTCCAGAACTGCCTTCCAGAACAGGAGCTCTTAGaccaagaaggaaaaggacCTCATGTTCCCTCACATGGCTGAAATTGCCCAGGCCTTAATAGAACCTTTTCCTCACCTGCAGTAGCAAATAAAGGTCAGAGAAACCACCCAGCACACTGAGCATAGCACAGGGACAGCCTGTGCCCATAAGAGGACCAGCTACAATAACTCCACACAAATGAGAAAAGATGCCAATCAGGCTACATACCATGGAATAGGAACTGAACTACAGGCCATGGGACAAAAGCCAGAGCAGACAGCAAGCCGAGGAGCTGCTGTAACACCTTTCTGCTCCAGCTCTTCACCAGGTGCTCCTCATATTGCCTGGTGAAGTTGTCTCTGCAGCTGGGGCTACCGCAGCCCATGTGAGCAAACCTCAACAAGGTTCAGCTGGGAGACCCCAGGTCTAAACAGACCGTGTTGTCCTGTGACACAGCAGCATCCAGCACACAGCCCTCAGGTGCTTGTGGTGCTGATTCAGCCATGCTGTGGTGAACTTCCCTGATCTGCAAAGGTGACATTGGAGGGTGAAGGTGTCAGAGGCCATCTGTCCCCTGGCCCCACCGGTGTGGGGTGTTGCCAAAAGGATGGTGTGCTGCAGTCAATCCAGGGTGATTTCTCTTCATGttgccagggctgctgaggaAAGGCCAAGCCGAGAACCTCTGGGAAGGATCAATGTGTTTTTCTAcctcttctctccctttcccactgctgtGCGTGACTTCTGTTGTCCGTTGTTTCAAGTCCTGGAGCCagaccccagcagcagctggcagtTGTGCTGCCCCAGATGTGCCCCTAGGGgtgaggggaggaggaaggagccgTGTGATGTTTTCCTGGCTCAAAGGCAACATCCAGCCTTGCATCCTTCCCTTTGTGCCTGTTGGTAGCTCAGGCTGGATCATGGTTCCACTAACCTGAGATCTCTGGACCAGTGGGTGAGGAGCTCTGGCCTCTGTGTGCCTTGAGCTCATGGCAGCTCCCAGGCCCTGTTTGTGGGCTCAAGCAGCTCACCTGCCTCTCCACAAGCCTAAAACAAGGGCTGACCTTCAACACCAGCCTCtgcaggctgcagcagagcGACCCTCATTCAGAGGACTCAGCTGCTTAATCCATTTCTTCCTGGAGCCCATTGAATGCCATTTTACCAGCCCTGGCAGGGAGCGGAGCGGGAGCGCTGCCGGCTCTGGTGGCATGGACTTGCTCTCCCATTGCGAAACTGAGCTCGAGGGCACAAAAATGAGGGGAAGGGACATGgatctggcagctgctgctgggtgaagGGCGAGCTCGTCCCCGGAGCTGCCCCGCTGTGTCCACGGAGCGTCCTTGCCCATTGCTGTTAACGCAGAGTGCTTCTCGACGTCTCCAACACTGATCTCCTTTCCTATTGCTCTGTGGCCCCTACAGCTTTGGAGCGACGAGGTGGAAAAAGTAAGTACCCAGTTGAAATTGTACTCAAAcctttttggggtggggggatgcTGCGGATTCCTTCTTGCTCCACACGTGCAGAGGAGGATTGGTGGGACGTTGCTGTTAGCTCCTCATCCCGTAGCTCTGCGGTTCAGTGCGACTCTGCCAGTGGCTTGGGAAGAGCTTGCCCCGTGGGCCAGTTGGCTGTACCCAGTGTGCGTGGGTTCGGCTGTACGTGATAAAAACCAGCTCTGAGAGCCCTGCACTGGTGTCATAGGAGCAGAGGTGACGCGCTGGGATGTGATTCAGCTCTGCTCCTGTGGCAAAGGCCCCGCCTGCTCCCGTTTTGCATGTGCTGTGCGTTAGCCTCTAGTAGCCCCTCGTCTGTTCTGGGGTCCGAGCAGGAGctctgggcagagctggggccaGGACAGAGGGGTTCCCGGTgaccagccccagctgctggagggaaCAGCCCTCTCAGGAGGGCAGGGTGGGTAGTTTGGAGTCTGTGACAGGGGTGACTGTCTGGGTGAGCTGCACTTACCCTTCTGAGTGGATCTGTGGCGGCAAAGTCCCAGATCTcgtttattttctgtgttgccCAAGACGAGCACAACTCATCCGTGAAGACGGATGGAGGGCTGCTAGTGGACTAGAGACCAGGGTGAGCTCTGTGTGGAGCTCCAGCATGGTGTGGAGCTTCCAGAGTCGCCTCCTGGGATCCCATTGCCTTTCATGCCTCAAACACCCCTGGCAGACGTTAGCCTGAAGCCTGAACTGCAAGGTGGTCGAATGGCACGTTCCTGCATGCTGTGCATGACAGCAACCTCTGACTGCCCTCCAAATGCATTAGCAGAGCAGACTGGCTGTTTCTGAACCAGCTCATCCCTCAAACAAACAAGCTGACTGCAGTCAGCTGTCAGCATGTACGGCTCTGTTCCTCTATCTTTGCTCTATCCTGGTTGGATAGACCAAGGTACGTCAGTCAGCTTCAAAGTTCTTCATGTCTTGGAGAAGCAcaagactggaagggacctcccaGGTCACAGTCTGTGCTGGTTTTATGGGAAACTACATCGTGTGGCTGCTCAGAGCTCACAGGGAGAGGCAATGGGGCAAATCCCAGGTGCTGCCAAACACAGCTGTAGATGCCTGTCACACGTTTCAAATGGCTCTGCTGTCACTGAGGTCTCTGTGCAGCTCACTAGAACAAGAATCTCTTGGTGCTTAGTGAGGCATGGCACTGGTATTTCCTGCTACATTCCCCCTTTTCCTTTAGATAATCCCTTTCAGACAGAGGATGCAAGAAAATAGATCAGTTGTAGCTTAAAATAGACAAATCTGATTAAAAGACAGTCAaagccttgctttgttctggcCTCGCTGCACAACAGTCCTGGTCATGCTGTCAGCAGATGAGGAGGCTGGGGGGACCCGGGGGTGACCCTGCCCGGAAACACCAGCGATGTGGCCTCTGCTCTGGGACCATCATCCTGTCTGGATTCGCTCTCTGGGGTCAATTCCAGATGAATTGCTCCTGTGCCAGAATAATGGGAGCATTTccaaagcagcagaaggaggACGACAGAActggtgctgtgcaggtgcCAAGGCGGGCACCCCCGATTGCTGCTCCCTCCTGCAGAAGGGGACACTGAACCACGCTCCTCTCCTTCCAGCAAGCTCTAGCCCAGTGAACATCACTCTAAGAGGCAACTGGCGTGTTCTACTGCATGTTAAGGAGTAATGCACGTAAGAGAGAGCGAACGTGCTGCTTGTCACCCTCTTGCCCAGCAGCGCGAAGGGGAGAGCAGGGACTGGAGCTCCCGACTGCTCCAACACTTCAGGAGTTCTTCTCTTTGCAAGGACCCACCTGGGTACCCTGGTACTGCCCAACCACCCTGGTGTAAATGCGCTGTTTGCTGGTGGAGGAGAGATGTTCCTTCTGTTTGGTAAACGAGGCCTCCAGTGTCAGCCTGTCTTTGAATCCCCATTGACTGCTACTCACTATTGCTGAGTTCCTCTTGGCTCAAAATAAGTAATGAGCTTCCAAGGAGAGCCTTGGGTAGAAGTTTGGGTTGTTCATCTCCGTTGCGGAGAGATGTAGCTGAGTAGCAGCAATTTGGTAGGTGCTCCATGGCCTCAGATTTTGTTCTGTGATGATAAAAGGGTACTGACAAAAGTTGTACTTCTGGAGAGGAACTTGGGGAGATTGTCCCATTCCAATACCTATAGGCTTGGAGAGGCATCTAACAGAGCTGTATATTGCAGCAGACTCAGCCGTGCTGACCACAGGCACTGTCCTGTTTCCGGTGTTCCCTTTGCAGAGGACAGATGCTGATGAGCAGCATCGGCTGCCCAGTTCTGAGTCCTGCAACAGGCAATAGAGGGAGAGGTGCTGGCATGGGGCTGGCTTTCCACACAGCTCAGGATTAGCAAAGCCTTTCCATCTTCATGTTCTGGTCTTGTGGGAGCAGGAGCTTCCGAGCTTGATGCATCAGTCTTAAGCTGCTATTCCATGACCTGCAGTGATCCAGTGTAGGATCAAGCAGGAATCAAGTTGAAATACAGCCAGAAGTGTCTGGGATCCTCACCCTGAGCGTGTGGTCCTGGTGCACGTGGATCCTGCCGAGCCAGCAGCGCACGTGTCGGTGCCAGAAGGGCTGGCGGAGGAGGCGGGTGCTGCCTCTCCCTGGAAGAGGCAGAGCAGGGTCCTCACCTGGTGCTGTCTCCAACACCCTGTCCTGTCTTGTAGGCAGAACACGAGCTGAGGCTCACGCAGACCGAGTTCGATCGCCAGGCGGAGGTGACACGTCTCCTGCTGGAGGGCATCAGCAGCACACATGTGAGTCTTCCTCGGTaacgggggtgatggggacaacAGAGACTCCTGGCTCCTTTGTTGAGGAATGCCAGCAGGGTGCCGGAGCCCTGCACTGGGCGCAGAGGTAGAAGAGGTCATCAACTTGGAGGCTACAGCAACCTCCTCATCAAACCTGGAATGTTCAAAGTAAAACCATAGTGAAGTGTGGGCAGGCAGTGCCATCGTGCCTGCAATCTTCGAAATGCTTCTGAGCCAGAAAGACCTTGTTCTTCTCTCACTAGAGCTGTGGATGAGCCACATGGGCATGGCCAGAGTGCCAGGAGCAGCCTCCTCTCTGAGATCACCCTTGGGCCTATGCAAATTAACAAATTAGTGTAGTCAAGCTAACCAAATAACTCTTAAATGCTGGCCTGCACAAGCCTGCTTCCCATGGGGTAGCTCATAGCTGCAGGGAGAGGGTTCCTGTGCCTGGCACCCGAACTCACAGACCGGCCTATGGTCCTTCTCCCTCCAGGTGAATCATCTCCGCTGTCTCCACGAGTTTGTGGAGTCTCAGACCAACTACTATGCTCAGTGTTACCAATACATGCTTGACCTGCAGAAGCAACTGGGCAGGTGAGACAAGATGCTGCTTTTACTTCTCTAAGGGTCACTCAACCGGTTGCCCCTGGCTCGGGCCTCCTTCCCCATCCTATGTCATCACGTTGGGTAGTTTTAAAGCCCCTTCCAAGCTCTGACAGAGCTTCTTTGCTTACGGAATGGTGACCAATCCTGGTGGTGATGTGTTTAGAGCAGGCTTTGCCATGGGATTCATCAGGGGCTTATCCATTCATCTCAAAGCACAAGAGCCATCAGTGTTCCTCCAAATCTGTTAAATCATATGGGAGACAAATTCCCGTTGCCAGGCAGCAATCCTGAgcgtgctgtgctgcagcagtaGCTAATTCGGCGCTGCCGGCCGCACGTCCCGCGGGTGCAGGCGGGGCTGGTTTGTGTGTTACCTGTCACAGCAGCGCGGTGGCCTGACCCCAGAGGGGCTGTTGCTTCTGCATGCTCACTCACTGCTCCTGTTCCCTTCTTTTCATGCTTGCAGCTCCAAAGGAGAAATGTAAGTAGGATGTTTTTGCTCTCAGAGCTCTCCAACTCAAGCTCCGGAGTCTCTGCAGACTCACTACAAAGGCCAGAGCTGCGCTCCCTGAGGGTGTGTGGGGGGTGTTTACAGATAAACAAGATTGAGCTCCATTACTGTCTCTGTAGAGCCCAGCAAGCCTGGGAGCCTCCAGTCTTGGCATCTAGTTTAACAGCAACAACGACTGTCCCTTTCTGAAGAACTAGCAGACTAAACAGGTACCACAGACCAGGTGAGAGCAGGGCAAGGACACAGCACATCCAgtaaagcagctgcagagcccagaACAGCGCCTGCCCAGACCCCGCTCTAGGCCCACGCTTCCCTCTCATGCTCTGCGGGTCAGGTGCCGGTCCTGGAACGGGACACCGGGATCAAAGCCAGCAGACAAGTGTGACCTGTCACAGTCTCTGCACCCAAGAACCGAGTGCATTTCCCCACCCGAAGAGCAGCGTAGATGTTACAGGCGTTAGCTGGAACTCCTGAGCAGTGTAACCACTGAAAGAACAAGCTCTTTCTTGGTTCCTTATATTAGAGCCTTACTGAACGCTgctcctctttttattttttccctcctgtgtaAGATTTTCAGGCACATTCGTAGGCAACGCAGAATCCACATCTCCTCCCCCAGCCGCCGCCTCTCCTCCAGCTGTTGCTGCCACGCTCCCTGCTGTGCCTACAATTCCGGTTGTGCCCACGATTGTTGGGGTGCCTAATTCCGTGGCAGAGAGTGTCCTGAACCCCAATGAAGTCAAACCTCCCGCCAGCGGGACGCGGAAGGCCCGAGTCCTCTATGATTACGAAGCAGCTGACAGCACCGAGCTGGCACTCCTTGCAGATGAGGTTGGTAGCTTTTCTTTGCTTAGTATTGCATGCTCAGCAAGGTCTTGGTTACTTTTCCTGCCCCTAAAACCCCCATTTTATGGAACTGCTAATAGAGATTTTTCCTTGACACTGGTACCTGCTGAACTGCAGTGAGCTTTTGCTCATGGCCATTTGCTGTTTCAGAATATCATCCCAATTAACTCTCCTCTTCTGGCTGGGGGCCTGGTCTAATCATACggagaaaaatggaaattcagCAACCTGCACACTCTTTTGTTGACTAGACTGAACATTTGCATTCAGAAGGGATGACATGGCAATATCATGCCACCCTGTATGCAAAAATAACCGTAAGTCAATTTGGAGAATGAAAAGGCAACAGGGACATCAGTGGGCAGATTTCTGTAGATGTTCTATTAAAGCTGCAGATGGCTCCAGGGAAAGGGCACAAAGGTTCTTGCTAAATGAGCTCAGGAATTGTCGTTCTTTCAGTTCTTGGCTGTCTCTGCAGAGTAAGGTCCCGGCTAACGCCGTCTTCTCTCCCCAGATGATCACTGTGTACAGCCTGCCAGGCATGGATCCCGACTGGCTCATCGGGGAAAGAGGGAACCAGAAAGGGAAAGTTCCTGTCACTTACTTGGAACTGTTAAGTTAAATGTTTCCAGGAAGAAGAATGTACAAGTAGAACACGCCCCTCATCTCCTGGCACTTCTAACGCGGATTTCTTCATCCGAGACCATTGCTCTCTTCAGGGTTGACACTCCATTGCTAGTACGGTAATTGTGGAAAAGTGGTAAAACTGTTACTGGAAGGTTTTGGGAAAGGGCTGGTGGCACCCGAGACCGAATTCATTACCTACCAGTGCAGCCTGCTTTGAGGTATGTAATTCATTACCTACCAGTGCAGCCTGCTTTGAGGTATGTAATTCATTACCTACCAGTGCAGCCTGCTTTGAGGTATGTCTTGATGGCGTGAGGTTCCTTGATCATTCTTCCTACCTTCCGGTTGTCTTGTTTCTCGCAGCGGCTCTCCCAGGGCCAGCGAGCTGCCTCCCTCAGCGGCTGCTCACCGAGTTTAACTTGCATCCCCTCGTGTCTGGTGTGAGTTAGTGCCTGTCTGCCCCTCCTGTCCTCCCTCTCCTTCAGCAGAATTGCCCACGTCAAACCATCAAGCGTTTGGAACCCTCTGATGTGTTCTAGCTCTTAAGGCAAGGAAGCTGAATTTCAGAATTAAGAGCCTGTTAAGCCCACCCACCTTGCTCACCTGTGGGAGAACAGTAAGGCAAGGCTCGAGAAGAGCCGCGCTTACTATCATGGTGCCTGATGGCTTCACTCTATTAATAGAACCGTCCTCTGAAGCTGGAAGGGAATTTCTTTGTGAAGATCAGCCTAATAATATAGGGTCTGTATGTCAAAAATCAAACCTCAGTGCAAGGGACCACGCATCTTGCTTGCATTTCTCTGAGAAACTGCTCTTGGACTGCAAAGTTTACAAGCCTTTTTACAAGCTTTGCTCCCTGTGTTAATTGTCCAGGCTTTTATTTCGGTGTGTCTGTTCCAGGCATGGTTGAGCCTGACTTTATTTTCACCCTAGGTGACAGATGTACCTAAcgcttcccctcccctcccagcaGTGAACAGACTTGGTGCATCCCCGTACAGTGAGGGACGGTCCCGCTTGCTGGTACCTCCAACAACGAGCCTGTTCTGATCAATCCAGGCTGCCCTTGGCGTACACGGTGGTTTAACTCAAAAGGGAGCGCTCAGGCCTATATGCTTTTTAATCCCATAATGAGCTTTTTAGACAGAGCTCACCTGAAGGACTCCTGCTGCTATAACTAGTTTTCCACTCGAGCTGGATGGAAGAGAAGCTCACCTGCACCAAGCTCTCGGTTCACTCCTTCCCCTCGGTATGTCACAACTAACTTTGCTTGTTTATTGATCTTTTGCACTTTCCCCAATGGTATCGTGACCACTCTAATGTAACAGGGCACCGAGCACCTGTGGTATGTAGGGCTCGTGGTTTTCAGCACTTATTTGCCAATAAATGAACTGCCTGACCTGCTGCCTCAGTGTTGTGTGTGGGCtcaggggctgcagcactggCTCAGGTGTGCGCTGTGTCCTCCTATTGTCTCAGTCttgtaaaagcaaattaaagctGCTCATCCTGCCTGTTCCAACTGAAACTTAAGGTCATTAATGCCTTGCAGTTCTCAGTACATCTTGGTTGTACTACAGATTTGGGAACTCCAAGAAACAACAGCTCCTCCTTAACCTGAAGCAGAAATAGAGCAGCAGTCTGACTGTAGCTGCTGAGGGACTGGAAATGCTCTTATAGATCTAATGGACTTTTTTGTTGTTACGGAAACT
This region of Columba livia isolate bColLiv1 breed racing homer chromosome 19, bColLiv1.pat.W.v2, whole genome shotgun sequence genomic DNA includes:
- the SH3GLB2 gene encoding endophilin-B2 isoform X3, whose translation is MDFNVKKLASDAGVFFSRAMQFTEEKLGQAEKTELDAHFENLLARADCTKNWTEKILRQTEVLLQPNPSARVEEFLYEKLDRKVPSRVTNGELLAQYMTEAANDFGPGTPYGKTLIKVGETQRRLGAAERDFIHSASINFLTPLRNFLEGDWRTISKERRILQNRRLDLDACKARLKKAKAAEAKAALWSDEVEKAEHELRLTQTEFDRQAEVTRLLLEGISSTHVNHLRCLHEFVESQTNYYAQCYQYMLDLQKQLGSSKGEIFSGTFVGNAESTSPPPAAASPPAVAATLPAVPTIPVVPTIVGVPNSVAESVLNPNEVKPPASGTRKARVLYDYEAADSTELALLADEMITVYSLPGMDPDWLIGERGNQKGKVPVTYLELLS
- the SH3GLB2 gene encoding endophilin-B2 isoform X6 — its product is MDFNVKKLASDAGVFFSRAMQFTEEKLGQAEKTELDAHFENLLARADCTKNWTEKILRQTEVLLQPNPSARVEEFLYEKLDRKVPSRVTNGELLAQYMTEAANDFGPGTPYGKTLIKVGETQRRLGAAERDFIHSASINFLTPLRNFLEGDWRTISKERRILQNRRLDLDACKARLKKAKAAEAKAAAEHELRLTQTEFDRQAEVTRLLLEGISSTHVNHLRCLHEFVESQTNYYAQCYQYMLDLQKQLGRFSGTFVGNAESTSPPPAAASPPAVAATLPAVPTIPVVPTIVGVPNSVAESVLNPNEVKPPASGTRKARVLYDYEAADSTELALLADEMITVYSLPGMDPDWLIGERGNQKGKVPVTYLELLS
- the SH3GLB2 gene encoding endophilin-B2 isoform X4, whose protein sequence is MDFNVKKLASDAGVFFSRAMQFTEEKLGQAEKTELDAHFENLLARADCTKNWTEKILRQTEVLLQPNPSARVEEFLYEKLDRKVPSRVTNGELLAQYMTEAANDFGPGTPYGKTLIKVGETQRRLGAAERDFIHSASINFLTPLRNFLEGDWRTISKERRILQNRRLDLDACKARLKKAKAAEAKAALWSDEVEKAEHELRLTQTEFDRQAEVTRLLLEGISSTHVNHLRCLHEFVESQTNYYAQCYQYMLDLQKQLGRFSGTFVGNAESTSPPPAAASPPAVAATLPAVPTIPVVPTIVGVPNSVAESVLNPNEVKPPASGTRKARVLYDYEAADSTELALLADEMITVYSLPGMDPDWLIGERGNQKGKVPVTYLELLS
- the SH3GLB2 gene encoding endophilin-B2 isoform X5, yielding MDFNVKKLASDAGVFFSRAMQFTEEKLGQAEKTELDAHFENLLARADCTKNWTEKILRQTEVLLQPNPSARVEEFLYEKLDRKVPSRVTNGELLAQYMTEAANDFGPGTPYGKTLIKVGETQRRLGAAERDFIHSASINFLTPLRNFLEGDWRTISKERRILQNRRLDLDACKARLKKAKAAEAKAAAEHELRLTQTEFDRQAEVTRLLLEGISSTHVNHLRCLHEFVESQTNYYAQCYQYMLDLQKQLGSSKGEIFSGTFVGNAESTSPPPAAASPPAVAATLPAVPTIPVVPTIVGVPNSVAESVLNPNEVKPPASGTRKARVLYDYEAADSTELALLADEMITVYSLPGMDPDWLIGERGNQKGKVPVTYLELLS